A genome region from Syntrophaceae bacterium includes the following:
- the menA gene encoding 1,4-dihydroxy-2-naphthoate octaprenyltransferase encodes MGTRDTSTIDQKRTLLAVWFQAARPFSLTASVLPVVIGAVLAASAEGPVDWPLFPLIVACSLLFHVGTNMVSDYFDYRRGVDRDETLGGSRVLFEGQITPKQLLTAGILLFAVGFSLGLLLVAVRGWPIFVLGVIGLLGGWFYTGGPVGYKYVALGDILVFILMGPLMVIGSYFALTGGFSLTVFYASLPVGCLVAAILHANNLRDIPYDAEANIRTMAMVLGVPAAKAVYAGLVAGAYLVVAVMVLAGLVTPLALVVSLTLPLAVRNVRAVAASVPGRPDSIATGDVMSAQLHLAFCTLFGLAIFAGTFLR; translated from the coding sequence ATGGGCACCAGAGACACCTCCACCATCGATCAGAAGCGAACCCTGCTGGCCGTGTGGTTCCAGGCGGCACGGCCCTTTTCCCTGACGGCGTCCGTCCTGCCCGTGGTCATCGGCGCCGTGCTGGCCGCCTCCGCCGAGGGACCGGTCGACTGGCCCCTCTTTCCCCTGATCGTCGCCTGCTCGCTGCTTTTCCACGTCGGGACGAACATGGTGAGCGACTATTTCGATTACCGCCGCGGGGTCGACCGGGATGAGACGCTCGGCGGCAGCCGGGTCCTCTTCGAGGGTCAGATCACCCCGAAGCAGCTTCTCACGGCGGGCATCCTCCTGTTTGCCGTCGGCTTTTCCCTCGGCCTGCTGCTCGTCGCGGTGCGGGGCTGGCCCATCTTCGTCCTGGGCGTCATCGGGCTTCTCGGGGGCTGGTTCTACACGGGCGGCCCCGTCGGCTACAAGTACGTGGCCCTGGGCGACATTCTGGTGTTCATCCTCATGGGCCCCCTGATGGTCATCGGTTCCTATTTTGCCCTGACGGGCGGCTTCAGCCTGACGGTGTTCTACGCGTCCCTCCCCGTGGGCTGCCTCGTTGCCGCCATCCTGCACGCCAACAACCTCCGGGACATCCCCTACGATGCCGAGGCGAACATCCGGACCATGGCCATGGTGCTCGGTGTGCCGGCTGCAAAGGCCGTCTACGCGGGGCTCGTTGCGGGGGCCTACCTCGTGGTGGCCGTGATGGTGCTGGCAGGGCTCGTCACCCCGCTGGCGCTGGTGGTCTCGCTGACGCTTCCCCTGGCGGTGAGGAACGTAAGGGCCGTCGCGGCAAGCGTCCCGGGCAGGCCCGATTCCATCGCCACGGGGGACGTCATGTCGGCCCAGCTTCACCTGGCTTTCTGCACGCTCTTCGGGCTGGCCATTTTCGCCGGAACCTTCCTGCGATGA
- a CDS encoding chemotaxis protein CheD has product MAELVVGISDLKVTNNPADSMVTYALGSCIAVAVYDPAVKVGGLLHFMLPDSSLDAEKARETPGMFADTGIPLLFKSCYKLGADKKRMIVKVAGGASILDDSNFFRIGQKNIMAMRKLFWNNNVLIDAEDTGKNVNRTVRLDVGTGKVWVKRAGGPPEEL; this is encoded by the coding sequence ATGGCGGAACTCGTCGTCGGCATATCGGACCTCAAGGTCACCAACAACCCCGCGGACTCCATGGTCACCTATGCCCTGGGGTCCTGCATCGCCGTGGCCGTCTACGACCCGGCGGTAAAGGTGGGGGGGCTGCTGCACTTCATGCTCCCCGACTCGAGCCTGGATGCCGAAAAGGCCCGGGAGACGCCCGGCATGTTCGCCGACACGGGCATCCCGCTGCTGTTCAAGTCCTGCTACAAGCTCGGGGCGGACAAGAAACGGATGATCGTCAAGGTGGCGGGGGGGGCCAGCATCCTCGACGACTCGAACTTCTTCCGGATCGGGCAGAAGAACATCATGGCCATGCGGAAGCTCTTCTGGAACAACAACGTCCTGATCGACGCGGAGGACACGGGCAAGAACGTCAACCGCACGGTGCGGCTCGACGTGGGCACGGGCAAGGTCTGGGTCAAGCGGGCGGGCGGCCCGCCGGAGGAGCTATGA
- a CDS encoding chemotaxis response regulator protein-glutamate methylesterase, whose translation MNKIKVLIVDDSAIVRKIFSEELSKFPDIEIVGTAPDPYVARDKIVALKPDVVTLDIEMPRMDGITFLRKLMKYYPLPVIIVSSLTPKGGKLTLEALDIGAVEVVAKPGAAYTVGDMSAQLAEKIRAASRARIVKQQGDGPGNGGPAEPVRALAQTTNQVIAIGASTGGTEALKAVLTKMPVNAPGIVVVQHMPANFTTAFAERLNGLCQMTVKEAKNNDSVTQGTVLIAPGNYHMLLRRSGARYYVEVKDGPMVHHQRPAVDVLFKSAAQVAGANAIGVILTGMGADGAAGMLEMKKAGARTIAQDENTCVVFGMPKEAIKLGGVDRVLPLEQIAGELVRMM comes from the coding sequence GTGAACAAGATCAAAGTACTCATCGTCGACGATTCGGCCATCGTCCGCAAGATCTTCTCGGAGGAGCTCTCGAAGTTCCCCGACATCGAGATCGTGGGCACGGCGCCGGACCCCTACGTGGCCCGGGACAAGATCGTCGCCCTCAAGCCCGACGTGGTCACCCTCGACATCGAGATGCCCCGCATGGACGGGATCACGTTCCTGCGGAAGCTCATGAAGTACTACCCCCTGCCCGTCATCATCGTAAGTTCATTGACGCCGAAGGGTGGAAAACTGACGCTCGAGGCCCTCGACATCGGCGCCGTCGAGGTCGTCGCGAAGCCCGGGGCGGCCTACACCGTGGGGGATATGAGCGCCCAGCTGGCCGAGAAGATCCGGGCGGCCTCGCGGGCACGGATCGTGAAACAGCAGGGGGACGGCCCCGGAAACGGGGGCCCGGCGGAGCCGGTCCGGGCCCTGGCCCAGACGACGAACCAGGTCATCGCCATCGGCGCCTCCACGGGGGGCACGGAGGCCCTCAAGGCCGTGCTCACGAAAATGCCCGTGAACGCCCCCGGCATCGTCGTCGTGCAGCACATGCCGGCCAATTTCACGACGGCCTTTGCCGAGCGTCTCAACGGCCTGTGCCAGATGACGGTGAAGGAGGCGAAGAACAACGATTCCGTGACCCAGGGGACGGTGCTCATCGCCCCGGGGAACTATCACATGCTCCTGCGGCGCAGCGGGGCCCGCTACTACGTGGAGGTCAAGGACGGGCCCATGGTGCACCACCAGCGGCCCGCCGTGGACGTCCTGTTCAAGTCCGCGGCCCAGGTCGCCGGCGCCAACGCGATCGGGGTGATCCTCACGGGGATGGGAGCCGACGGGGCGGCGGGGATGCTGGAGATGAAGAAGGCCGGGGCGAGAACCATCGCCCAGGACGAGAACACCTGCGTGGTCTTCGGCATGCCGAAGGAAGCCATCAAGCTCGGCGGTGTGGACCGGGTCCTGCCCCTGGAGCAGATCGCCGGGGAACTGGTGAGGATGATGTGA
- a CDS encoding response regulator — MSFNLLIVDDSSSMRSVVKKIVGLSGIGVNRLLEAENGRRALEILGDNWVDAVMLDINMPEMNGLELLRKMSEDDLLKNIPVVMMSTEASDAHVKTALELGARGFIRKPFLPEDVRRMLLGVLGFDEKGDYGERERDLGGVDF; from the coding sequence ATGTCGTTCAATCTGCTCATCGTCGATGATTCGAGCTCGATGCGGTCCGTCGTGAAGAAGATCGTCGGCCTGTCGGGCATCGGGGTCAACCGGCTTCTCGAGGCGGAAAACGGGCGCAGGGCCCTCGAGATCCTCGGGGACAACTGGGTGGATGCCGTCATGCTCGACATCAACATGCCGGAGATGAACGGCCTCGAGCTTCTCCGGAAGATGAGCGAGGACGACCTCCTGAAGAACATCCCCGTGGTCATGATGAGCACGGAGGCCAGCGACGCCCACGTGAAAACCGCCCTCGAGCTGGGGGCCAGGGGATTCATCCGGAAACCCTTCCTGCCCGAGGACGTCAGGAGGATGCTCCTCGGGGTGCTCGGGTTTGACGAAAAGGGGGACTATGGAGAGCGTGAAAGAGATCTTGGCGGAGTCGATTTTTGA
- a CDS encoding rubrerythrin family protein → MSKTKKNLEDAFAGESQANRKYLAFAKKAEAEGFKQAAKLFRAAAEAETVHAHAHLRELGGIRSTRENLEEAINGESYEFQKMYPQMIADAKTEGASGALRSFEFANAVEKIHAGLYRKMLENLGKTPDTDYWVCQVCGMTVEGEAPDKCPVCGANKQMFKRVD, encoded by the coding sequence ATGTCGAAGACGAAGAAAAACCTGGAAGACGCCTTCGCGGGTGAGTCGCAGGCCAACCGCAAGTATCTCGCCTTCGCGAAGAAGGCCGAGGCGGAAGGGTTCAAGCAGGCCGCAAAGCTGTTCAGAGCCGCCGCCGAGGCGGAAACGGTGCACGCCCATGCCCATCTGCGCGAACTGGGCGGGATCCGCTCCACGAGGGAGAACCTCGAGGAGGCCATCAACGGCGAGTCCTACGAGTTCCAGAAGATGTACCCCCAAATGATCGCCGATGCGAAGACCGAGGGTGCATCGGGTGCCCTGCGGAGCTTCGAGTTCGCCAACGCCGTCGAGAAGATCCATGCGGGGCTCTACAGGAAGATGCTCGAAAACCTGGGCAAGACGCCCGACACGGACTACTGGGTCTGTCAGGTATGCGGGATGACCGTGGAGGGTGAAGCGCCTGACAAGTGTCCCGTGTGCGGGGCCAACAAGCAGATGTTCAAGAGGGTCGACTGA
- a CDS encoding chemotaxis protein CheA, with product MDHAELRREIDDMASNFLFLEKREIDIPTAGQFLNQLEAVMGHAESLGVPEARRLAGGLSQLLEKVVLESVDAAAGFGLFERGIVLLQSVADGYCNAGRYDGSIEGFMAELAAGLGMPPEAAAAETAAPASAETAPESPPAAGKDRVQDEALLRDFITEGLEYIGEIEVNILNLEQEPENKDYINAIFRPFHSIKGVASFLNLVDIRTLAHDLETLLDKARNEALPVTPELIDLILDGSDTLKAMIGQLRDALEGREATEVIDTSDLVRRIKLAEQGADQPKQPKKLGAILVEEGVINEEELQAALERSQIPPPRKLGQTLIAEGIASPKDVSRALRKQAQQVTDSNTIRVDIKKLDDLIDMVGELVITQSMIRQSETLLTLGDRKLVRDISQLASITSELQRSSTVLRMVPIKQTFQRMARLVRDLSKNSGKLINVVTVGEDTEIDRNMVDEIYNPLVHMIRNAVDHGMEMPEDRIRAGKPERGTIKLKAFHRGGNIVIEISDDGRGLNREKIREKALKNGLIGPSDALTDQEIHRLILLPGFSTAEKITDISGRGVGMDVVKQAVEKLRGKMDIQSAEGKGTTFVTAFPLTMAIIDGMIVKVGSERYILPTVAIRQLIRPDRAAYNCIVGEAETINVMGRLLPLVRLHRLFDIEPVHRNPWEATLVVMEGEKRAKCLLVDEILGKEEVVIKNLGESLKRIKGVSGGAILGDGNVGLILDPEGLFEMAEAN from the coding sequence ATGGATCATGCTGAACTGAGACGCGAGATCGACGACATGGCGTCGAACTTCCTCTTCCTGGAGAAGAGGGAGATCGACATCCCGACGGCGGGACAGTTCCTGAACCAGCTCGAAGCGGTCATGGGGCATGCGGAGAGCCTCGGGGTGCCCGAGGCCCGGCGGCTGGCGGGCGGCCTGAGTCAGCTCCTCGAGAAGGTGGTCCTCGAGTCCGTCGACGCCGCCGCGGGGTTCGGGCTGTTCGAGCGCGGCATCGTGCTGCTGCAGTCCGTGGCCGACGGCTACTGCAACGCGGGGCGCTACGACGGGAGCATCGAGGGGTTCATGGCGGAGCTCGCCGCTGGCCTGGGCATGCCCCCGGAGGCCGCAGCCGCCGAGACGGCGGCGCCGGCCTCCGCGGAGACGGCCCCCGAGAGCCCACCGGCGGCCGGAAAGGACCGGGTCCAGGACGAGGCACTGCTGCGCGATTTCATCACCGAGGGGCTCGAGTACATCGGCGAGATCGAGGTGAACATCCTCAACCTCGAGCAGGAACCCGAAAACAAGGACTACATCAACGCCATCTTCCGGCCGTTCCACTCCATCAAGGGCGTGGCCAGCTTCCTGAACCTCGTCGACATCCGCACGCTGGCCCATGACCTCGAGACGCTCCTGGACAAGGCGAGAAACGAGGCCCTGCCCGTCACGCCGGAACTCATCGACCTCATCCTCGACGGCTCGGACACCCTGAAGGCCATGATCGGCCAGCTGCGCGACGCGCTCGAGGGCCGGGAGGCCACGGAGGTGATCGACACTTCCGACCTCGTCCGGCGCATCAAGCTCGCCGAGCAGGGCGCCGACCAGCCGAAGCAGCCCAAGAAGCTCGGGGCCATCCTCGTCGAGGAGGGGGTCATCAACGAGGAAGAGCTGCAGGCGGCCCTGGAGCGCTCCCAGATCCCTCCGCCCCGCAAGCTCGGCCAGACGCTCATCGCCGAGGGGATCGCCTCGCCGAAGGACGTCTCCCGCGCGCTGCGCAAGCAGGCCCAGCAGGTGACGGACTCCAACACGATCCGCGTGGACATCAAGAAGCTCGACGACCTCATCGACATGGTGGGCGAGCTCGTCATCACGCAGTCCATGATCCGGCAGAGCGAAACCCTCCTGACCCTCGGCGACCGGAAGCTCGTGCGGGACATCTCGCAGCTCGCGAGCATCACCTCCGAGCTGCAGCGCTCCTCCACGGTCCTGCGCATGGTGCCCATCAAGCAGACCTTCCAGCGCATGGCGAGGCTCGTGCGGGACCTCTCGAAGAACTCGGGCAAGCTCATCAACGTCGTCACGGTGGGCGAGGACACGGAGATCGACCGCAACATGGTCGACGAGATCTACAACCCGCTCGTCCACATGATCCGCAATGCCGTGGACCACGGGATGGAGATGCCCGAGGACCGCATCCGGGCGGGCAAGCCCGAGCGCGGCACGATCAAGCTCAAGGCCTTCCACCGCGGCGGCAACATCGTCATCGAGATCTCCGACGACGGCCGGGGCCTCAACCGGGAGAAGATCCGCGAGAAGGCCCTCAAGAACGGGCTCATCGGCCCCTCGGATGCCCTGACGGACCAGGAGATCCACCGGCTCATTTTGCTGCCCGGCTTCTCGACGGCCGAGAAGATCACCGACATCTCGGGCCGGGGCGTCGGGATGGACGTCGTCAAGCAGGCCGTGGAGAAGCTCCGCGGCAAGATGGACATCCAGAGCGCCGAGGGGAAGGGGACGACCTTCGTCACGGCCTTCCCGCTCACCATGGCCATCATCGACGGCATGATCGTCAAGGTCGGCAGCGAGCGCTACATCCTGCCCACGGTGGCCATCCGGCAGCTCATCCGCCCCGACCGGGCGGCCTACAACTGCATCGTCGGCGAGGCGGAGACGATCAACGTCATGGGGCGCCTGCTGCCGCTGGTTCGCCTGCACCGGCTCTTCGACATCGAGCCCGTGCACCGGAACCCCTGGGAGGCCACTCTGGTCGTGATGGAGGGCGAGAAGCGCGCGAAGTGCCTGCTCGTCGACGAGATCCTCGGCAAGGAGGAGGTCGTGATCAAGAACCTGGGCGAGAGCCTCAAGCGCATCAAGGGGGTCTCCGGCGGCGCCATCCTCGGCGACGGCAACGTGGGCCTGATCCTCGACCCCGAGGGCCTTTTCGAGATGGCCGAAGCGAACTGA
- a CDS encoding chemotaxis protein CheX: MDVRFINPFLNGTVQVLKTMAFVEPKAGKPFLKKDSLARGDVSGIIGLTGAARGSLALSFSEGCILKVVSNMLGEEIKTLNGDIKDAVGEITNMVSGAARKELETLGFNITAAIPTVVAGKDHSISHVLGGPSIIIPFETPHGPFVVDICINGVEGK, translated from the coding sequence ATGGACGTACGATTCATCAACCCGTTCCTCAACGGGACCGTGCAGGTCCTGAAGACGATGGCCTTCGTGGAGCCCAAGGCGGGCAAGCCCTTCCTCAAGAAGGACAGCCTCGCCCGCGGCGACGTCTCGGGCATCATCGGCCTGACCGGCGCGGCCCGGGGTTCGCTGGCGCTGAGCTTCAGCGAGGGCTGCATCCTGAAGGTCGTTTCCAACATGCTCGGCGAGGAGATCAAGACCCTCAACGGCGACATCAAGGACGCCGTGGGCGAGATCACCAACATGGTCTCCGGCGCGGCCCGCAAGGAGCTCGAGACCCTCGGGTTCAACATCACGGCGGCCATCCCGACCGTCGTGGCCGGCAAGGACCACTCGATCAGCCACGTGCTCGGGGGGCCGAGCATCATCATCCCCTTCGAGACCCCGCATGGGCCCTTCGTGGTCGACATCTGCATCAACGGCGTCGAGGGGAAGTAA
- a CDS encoding MFS transporter, translating into MSSNKFNLKVLLLLSSGHLVTDLYQGALPVILPFLKAKLLLSYTATGTILLVGTLTSSIIQPLFGYISDRKEKPLFLPLGCLCAGAGFSMLALPSSFALVLPLVVLSGMGIAAYHPEGFRTAHFFTGERRVTGMSIFSVGGNLGFAIGPLLALFVVRSWGFESLPVLAAPAVLFAVTILLSWHMIVIPRPGAPAASAARQAGPGAAQWLSLCVLIGVVVMRSWIQVGLLTYIPFYFIDHLKGDILQAGTLVTTFLAGGAVGTLAGAPLADRWGHKRYLVLSMLLSSLLMPLFFVTQGVLLFAVLGLLGMVLISTFSVTIVMAQHLIPQGLGVASGLMAGFAIGTGGICVTLLGVVADHFGVPAALQAVMALPVIGLLLALSLRYRQEGERASGR; encoded by the coding sequence TTGTCATCGAACAAGTTCAACCTCAAAGTCCTGCTTCTTCTCTCCTCGGGTCACCTCGTGACGGACCTCTACCAGGGGGCGCTGCCCGTCATCCTGCCGTTCCTCAAGGCAAAGCTCCTGCTCTCCTACACGGCCACGGGAACGATCCTACTGGTAGGCACGCTCACGTCCTCGATCATCCAGCCCCTGTTCGGCTACATCTCGGACCGCAAGGAAAAGCCCCTGTTTCTGCCGCTGGGCTGCCTCTGCGCGGGAGCGGGATTCTCGATGCTCGCGCTGCCGTCGAGCTTCGCCCTCGTGCTGCCGCTTGTCGTCCTGAGCGGCATGGGGATCGCCGCATACCACCCCGAGGGGTTCCGGACGGCGCACTTCTTCACGGGCGAAAGGAGAGTCACCGGGATGTCCATCTTCTCCGTCGGGGGCAACCTGGGCTTCGCCATCGGCCCCCTGCTGGCGCTCTTCGTGGTCCGGAGCTGGGGCTTCGAGAGCCTTCCCGTGCTGGCGGCGCCCGCGGTGCTCTTCGCCGTGACGATCCTGCTGTCCTGGCACATGATCGTCATCCCCCGCCCCGGGGCCCCCGCCGCCTCGGCAGCCCGGCAGGCCGGGCCCGGGGCGGCGCAGTGGCTGTCGCTCTGCGTGCTCATCGGTGTCGTCGTGATGCGCTCGTGGATCCAGGTCGGCCTGCTGACCTACATCCCCTTCTACTTCATCGATCACCTCAAAGGCGACATCCTGCAGGCCGGGACCCTCGTCACGACGTTTCTCGCGGGCGGGGCGGTCGGAACGCTGGCCGGGGCGCCGCTTGCCGACCGCTGGGGGCACAAGCGCTACCTCGTGCTCTCCATGCTGCTGTCTTCCCTGCTCATGCCCCTGTTCTTCGTCACGCAGGGGGTTCTGCTCTTCGCGGTCCTCGGCCTTCTGGGCATGGTCCTCATCTCCACGTTTTCGGTGACCATCGTCATGGCCCAGCACCTGATCCCGCAGGGCCTGGGGGTTGCATCGGGTCTCATGGCGGGGTTCGCCATCGGCACGGGGGGCATCTGCGTGACACTGCTGGGCGTCGTCGCGGACCACTTCGGTGTCCCCGCGGCCCTTCAGGCCGTGATGGCCTTGCCCGTGATCGGCCTTCTGCTTGCGCTGAGCCTGCGTTACAGGCAGGAGGGTGAAAGGGCAAGCGGACGGTGA
- a CDS encoding cyclic nucleotide-binding domain-containing protein, translated as MQVLEGNGEIIQALRKIPKLQAFDKKDLRKILSCSQILKYAPGETICREEEPDHRIYFIVSGKVRVTRNGVEIKVLARTGDVFGEMRLLSVSARTSSVAAVDETVCLVTDVAAMENLRKEDRVAFAAIYYMVMAEVLARRLKETSDELTRVRGELQRLKSSTGLADTVGSA; from the coding sequence ATGCAGGTCCTCGAGGGAAACGGCGAGATCATCCAGGCGCTCCGGAAGATCCCGAAGCTCCAGGCCTTCGACAAGAAGGACCTTCGCAAGATTCTCAGCTGCAGCCAGATCCTCAAATACGCCCCCGGCGAGACGATCTGCCGGGAGGAGGAGCCGGACCATCGGATCTACTTCATCGTCTCGGGCAAGGTCCGGGTCACCCGCAACGGGGTGGAGATCAAGGTCCTCGCGCGCACGGGCGACGTCTTCGGCGAGATGCGCCTCCTGTCCGTTTCCGCCCGGACCTCGTCGGTGGCGGCCGTCGACGAGACGGTATGCCTCGTCACGGACGTGGCGGCCATGGAAAACCTCAGGAAAGAGGACCGGGTGGCCTTCGCGGCCATCTACTACATGGTCATGGCCGAGGTCCTCGCACGGCGGCTCAAGGAGACGAGCGACGAGCTGACGCGGGTCCGGGGCGAGCTGCAGCGGCTCAAGTCCTCGACGGGCCTCGCCGACACGGTCGGGTCGGCGTGA
- a CDS encoding chemotaxis protein CheY, protein MSVDKNLKILIVDDFATMRKVIRNLLKQGGFENIVEAEDGAAALRVLKSQPVDFIISDWNMPNMSGLDLLKAVRADDELKALPFLMVTAEALKDNVVAAVKAGVSNYIVKPFTAEVLNEKIEKIVKSLAA, encoded by the coding sequence ATGAGCGTGGACAAGAATCTCAAGATCCTCATCGTCGATGACTTCGCCACCATGCGGAAGGTCATCCGGAACCTGCTCAAGCAGGGCGGCTTCGAGAACATCGTGGAAGCCGAGGACGGGGCGGCGGCCCTCAGGGTCCTGAAGTCCCAGCCGGTCGACTTCATCATCTCCGACTGGAACATGCCGAACATGAGCGGGCTCGATCTGCTCAAGGCCGTGCGGGCGGACGACGAGCTCAAGGCGCTGCCGTTCCTGATGGTGACGGCAGAGGCCCTGAAGGACAACGTGGTGGCGGCCGTCAAGGCGGGGGTGAGCAACTACATCGTGAAGCCCTTCACCGCCGAGGTGCTCAACGAGAAGATCGAGAAGATCGTCAAGAGCCTCGCGGCGTAA
- a CDS encoding CPBP family intramembrane metalloprotease, whose product MTPVVRLCALAAFFWFLMFSPWTAPRLNFWLVMAAATAVLSAAGLWLQRERLREIYAFRPAHVLIGIVSALLLYAVFWVGNLVSTQIFHFARPEIADIYSTRAQASPLVIGLLLLFWVGPAEEVFWRGFVQERLYAKYGRAGGYIVASLVYAGIHVFGFNFMLFMASLICGLFWGAMYLTYRSVWPGLISHAVWDVLIFVVIPVQ is encoded by the coding sequence ATGACACCCGTTGTCCGGCTCTGCGCCCTGGCCGCGTTCTTCTGGTTCCTCATGTTCTCGCCGTGGACGGCGCCGCGGCTCAATTTCTGGCTCGTCATGGCCGCGGCGACGGCCGTCCTGTCCGCGGCGGGGCTGTGGCTGCAGAGAGAGCGCCTCCGCGAGATCTACGCATTCAGGCCCGCCCACGTCCTCATCGGGATCGTGTCGGCCCTGCTCCTGTACGCCGTCTTCTGGGTCGGCAATCTCGTCTCGACGCAAATCTTCCATTTCGCCAGGCCCGAGATCGCGGATATCTACAGCACCCGGGCGCAGGCATCCCCGCTCGTCATCGGGCTGCTGCTGCTTTTCTGGGTGGGGCCCGCCGAGGAGGTCTTCTGGCGCGGGTTCGTGCAGGAGCGGCTCTACGCGAAGTACGGTCGTGCGGGCGGCTACATCGTCGCTTCCCTGGTCTACGCGGGCATCCACGTCTTCGGGTTCAACTTCATGCTCTTCATGGCGTCGCTGATCTGCGGGCTGTTCTGGGGGGCGATGTACCTGACGTACCGGTCGGTGTGGCCGGGCCTCATCTCGCATGCGGTCTGGGACGTGCTGATCTTCGTGGTGATTCCCGTGCAGTGA
- a CDS encoding TVP38/TMEM64 family protein, which yields MKRHYLLSALALVAFFAVGAYVFIRNDLHVYFYDRERAVAMITSYDPYDVFVFIALQILQVVFAPFPGEVSGFIGGYLYGPVLGTVYSTIGLTIGSWLAFLLARIFGLPLVERVVKPETLRKYDYVIEHKGVFIAFFLFLIPGFPKDYLCYILGLSHMRTATFLVISTVGRLFGTIMLSVFGSFARNNQFWPMAGLLAVTGCCLFVAYLYREKWLEKIRERAAKYEGGPPTAGA from the coding sequence ATGAAGCGACACTACCTGCTGAGCGCCCTGGCCCTCGTCGCCTTTTTCGCCGTCGGGGCCTACGTCTTCATCCGCAACGACCTCCACGTGTATTTTTACGACCGCGAGCGCGCCGTGGCCATGATCACGTCGTACGACCCTTACGACGTGTTTGTCTTCATCGCGCTGCAGATCCTCCAGGTGGTCTTCGCGCCGTTTCCCGGCGAGGTGAGCGGGTTCATCGGGGGGTACCTGTACGGCCCCGTCCTGGGAACCGTCTACTCGACGATCGGGCTGACGATCGGCTCCTGGCTCGCCTTCCTGCTCGCCCGCATCTTCGGCCTGCCCCTGGTGGAAAGGGTCGTCAAGCCGGAGACCCTTCGCAAGTACGACTACGTCATCGAACACAAGGGGGTCTTCATCGCCTTCTTTCTCTTCCTGATCCCGGGCTTCCCGAAGGACTACCTGTGCTACATCCTCGGCCTGTCCCACATGCGGACCGCGACCTTTCTCGTCATCTCCACCGTGGGCCGGCTCTTCGGCACCATCATGCTCTCCGTGTTCGGGAGCTTCGCCCGCAACAACCAGTTCTGGCCCATGGCCGGCCTGCTTGCCGTCACGGGCTGCTGCCTGTTCGTCGCCTACCTCTACCGCGAGAAATGGCTGGAGAAGATCCGGGAGCGGGCGGCGAAATACGAAGGGGGGCCCCCGACGGCGGGCGCGTGA
- a CDS encoding HDOD domain-containing protein, with product MKLDKRILQSIRALPPFPATVRKVMALAGDPDSSHTELAAVIRLDQAITANVLRICNSAFFGLRRPVDNVGDAILHMGKKNVLRAVMAAGLSRYFRTARGYDVGGRDLWEHAVAVALMSQICAARISIPDDPRLFTAGVLHDIGKMVMGEFVHEAWQRIRALREGQGYSFLEAEEEVLGVNHAALGGEIALMWKFPDEILKAIAFHHRPDQLASGDTVPWVVYLSNQACHVMGIGVGTDALAYRAVGDVAGRFGIKQRDLEDMMARLHHSMREARELVSIVPGPGRNGDA from the coding sequence ATGAAGCTCGACAAGCGCATCCTGCAGTCCATCCGGGCGCTGCCGCCCTTCCCGGCGACGGTCCGGAAGGTCATGGCCCTGGCGGGCGACCCCGATTCGTCGCACACGGAGCTGGCCGCCGTGATCCGCCTCGACCAGGCCATAACGGCGAACGTCCTGCGGATCTGCAACTCCGCCTTCTTCGGCCTGCGCCGCCCCGTGGACAACGTGGGCGACGCCATCCTGCACATGGGCAAGAAGAACGTCCTGCGCGCCGTCATGGCCGCGGGGCTGTCGCGCTATTTCCGGACCGCCCGGGGCTACGACGTCGGGGGGCGCGACCTCTGGGAGCACGCCGTCGCGGTGGCGCTCATGTCCCAGATCTGCGCCGCGAGAATCTCGATCCCCGACGACCCGCGGCTCTTCACGGCGGGTGTGCTGCACGACATCGGGAAGATGGTGATGGGCGAGTTCGTGCACGAGGCGTGGCAGAGGATCCGGGCTCTGAGGGAGGGGCAGGGGTACTCCTTCCTGGAGGCCGAGGAGGAAGTCCTCGGCGTCAACCACGCGGCGCTGGGAGGCGAGATCGCTCTGATGTGGAAGTTCCCCGACGAGATCCTCAAGGCCATCGCCTTCCACCACAGGCCGGACCAGCTGGCCAGCGGGGACACCGTGCCCTGGGTCGTCTACCTGTCGAACCAGGCCTGCCACGTCATGGGGATCGGCGTGGGCACCGATGCGCTGGCCTACCGTGCCGTGGGGGACGTGGCCGGGCGGTTTGGCATCAAGCAGCGGGATCTCGAGGACATGATGGCCCGGCTGCACCACAGCATGCGGGAAGCCCGCGAACTGGTCAGCATCGTGCCGGGGCCCGGCCGAAACGGGGATGCCTGA